One Nitrospira sp. DNA segment encodes these proteins:
- a CDS encoding DUF4112 domain-containing protein: protein MEFSSARGTESEPRVTVLPRDEAREHLLAIADILAKALDTTVKIPGTSWYLGLDPLLGLIPGIGDVLANLIGTIILGLATRLQLPRIVLARMSLNLLINGAVGAVPFVGDIFSIWFRSHARNAALLREAAMKPDRETRTDWFYVAGIIGGTAALLIATIAFVVWLVVKFWRMIAGG from the coding sequence ATGGAATTCAGCTCGGCGCGGGGTACAGAGTCGGAGCCTCGCGTCACCGTATTGCCACGCGATGAGGCGCGGGAGCATTTGCTCGCGATCGCGGATATTCTGGCCAAGGCGCTGGACACGACGGTCAAGATTCCCGGTACGTCGTGGTACCTCGGGTTGGATCCGCTGTTAGGACTCATTCCTGGCATTGGCGACGTCCTGGCCAATCTCATTGGAACGATCATCCTTGGGCTGGCCACGCGTTTACAACTTCCCCGGATTGTGCTGGCCCGCATGAGTCTCAATCTCTTGATCAATGGCGCGGTCGGGGCAGTCCCGTTTGTGGGAGATATTTTCTCGATCTGGTTCCGGAGTCATGCGAGAAATGCCGCGCTGCTTCGCGAGGCTGCGATGAAACCGGATCGTGAGACTCGCACTGATTGGTTCTACGTGGCTGGAATCATCGGAGGCACGGCAGCCCTCTTGATAGCGACAATTGCTTTCGTGGTCTGGCTGGTCGTCAAATTCTGGAGGATGATTGCGGGTGGATAG